From a region of the Streptomyces caniferus genome:
- a CDS encoding EamA family transporter produces MHASSGSPVGPSTGPGQGTPGSSGAQSSPPALGANRSEASRGRGAGLGIALVSALAFGGSGVAAKPLISAGLEPLHVTWLRVAGAALVMLPVAWRHRELPRRRPALLAGFGLLAVAGVQACYFAALSRIPVGVALLIEYLAPALVLGWVRFVQKRPVTRAAAVGVVLAVGGLACVVEVWSGLSLDAVGLGLALGAACCQVGYFVLSDHGTDGDDTVDPLGVIAYGLLVGAVVLTVIARPWGMEWAVLGGSAAMNGTPVPAALLLAWIVLIATVAAYLTGVVSIRRLSPQVAGVVACLEAVIATVLAWVLLGEHLSAPQIVGGVVVLIGAFIAQSAKPGTTETVRVAGAAAGVGAGTGAEDGAGGSGSAGDGAVCGAAEEAASGGAARGRPGSGAPEGGDSPASPASPPSTASPASSAP; encoded by the coding sequence ATGCACGCGTCTTCGGGGAGCCCGGTGGGTCCATCGACCGGCCCGGGCCAGGGAACTCCAGGGTCCTCGGGGGCCCAGTCGTCGCCGCCCGCCCTCGGGGCGAACCGCAGCGAGGCGTCCAGGGGGCGCGGCGCCGGCCTCGGTATCGCCCTGGTGTCCGCCCTGGCCTTCGGCGGTTCGGGCGTCGCCGCCAAACCCCTGATATCCGCCGGTCTCGAACCGCTGCACGTCACCTGGCTGCGGGTCGCTGGTGCGGCGCTGGTCATGCTGCCGGTCGCCTGGCGCCACCGGGAACTGCCGCGCCGCCGGCCCGCGCTGCTCGCGGGCTTCGGGCTGCTCGCCGTCGCGGGCGTGCAGGCCTGCTACTTCGCCGCGCTCTCCCGTATCCCGGTCGGTGTCGCGCTGCTCATCGAATACCTGGCTCCCGCCCTCGTGCTGGGCTGGGTCCGCTTCGTTCAGAAACGGCCGGTCACCCGTGCCGCCGCGGTCGGGGTGGTGCTCGCCGTCGGCGGACTGGCCTGCGTCGTCGAGGTCTGGTCCGGGCTGAGCCTCGACGCCGTCGGACTCGGCCTCGCGCTCGGCGCGGCCTGCTGCCAGGTCGGCTACTTCGTGCTCTCCGATCACGGCACCGACGGCGACGACACGGTGGACCCGCTCGGCGTGATCGCCTACGGCCTGCTGGTCGGCGCGGTCGTCCTCACCGTCATCGCCCGCCCCTGGGGCATGGAGTGGGCGGTCCTCGGCGGCAGCGCGGCGATGAACGGCACCCCCGTGCCCGCCGCCCTGTTGCTCGCCTGGATCGTGCTGATCGCGACGGTGGCCGCGTACCTCACCGGAGTGGTCTCGATCCGCCGGCTCTCGCCTCAGGTGGCCGGGGTGGTCGCCTGTCTGGAGGCGGTCATCGCGACGGTCCTCGCCTGGGTCCTGCTCGGCGAACACCTCTCCGCGCCGCAGATCGTCGGTGGAGTGGTGGTGCTGATCGGCGCCTTCATCGCGCAGTCGGCCAAGCCGGGGACGACGGAGACGGTGCGGGTGGCGGGTGCGGCTGCGGGCGTCGGTGCCGGCACGGGGGCGGAGGACGGGGCGGGCGGCTCCGGTTCTGCGGGAGACGGGGCGGTGTGCGGTGCCGCGGAGGAAGCGGCGAGCGGCGGTGCTGCGAGGGGCCGGCCGGGCTCCGGTGCTCCGGAGGGCGGCGATTCCCCGGCATCCCCGGCATCCCCGCCCTCCACGGCATCTCCGGCTTCGTCGGCGCCCTAG
- a CDS encoding Clp protease N-terminal domain-containing protein: protein MQNRTAYSGGDGPAQEDLDSRLTVELATVVSAARRRATRDGDRQVDTAHLLHGLLESDPAVRAAFDGPPQVARLLGYLVQRSIGYGLQWHGTIEDSGAVPMVTEGGVPGWSPAAAAAMDGALDRAHARYATRAGCLDLLAALVDDPESRAVEVLRRASVDTGRLAARLDG, encoded by the coding sequence GTGCAAAACCGTACTGCGTACAGTGGTGGCGACGGGCCCGCCCAGGAGGACCTCGACAGCCGGCTCACCGTCGAGCTCGCGACGGTCGTCTCCGCAGCCCGCAGGCGGGCCACCCGCGACGGCGACCGGCAGGTCGACACCGCGCATCTGCTGCACGGCCTCCTCGAATCGGACCCCGCCGTACGCGCGGCCTTCGACGGTCCACCGCAGGTCGCACGGCTCCTGGGCTACCTCGTCCAGCGCAGCATCGGCTACGGACTCCAATGGCACGGCACCATCGAGGACTCCGGCGCGGTCCCCATGGTCACCGAGGGCGGGGTCCCCGGATGGTCGCCGGCCGCGGCCGCCGCCATGGACGGCGCCCTGGACCGCGCCCATGCCCGCTACGCCACCCGCGCGGGCTGCCTCGACCTGCTCGCCGCCCTGGTGGACGACCCCGAGTCCCGCGCCGTCGAGGTACTGCGCCGAGCCTCCGTCGACACCGGCCGGCTCGCCGCCCGCCTGGACGGATGA
- a CDS encoding type II toxin-antitoxin system Rv0910 family toxin — protein sequence MAEVTAQARIEAPAEKLWDRLTDFDSYGEWNATHTAFPKGGPESLVVGAGYEENMKLMGFPAEVVWTVRELEPGRLLDIEGKGPMGVGLGMRYALTPDGGATSVRIDGTFTGAAVSLMAGKLRDSASAALNESLRKLAALVT from the coding sequence ATGGCCGAAGTCACCGCGCAGGCCCGTATCGAAGCGCCGGCCGAGAAGCTCTGGGACCGGCTCACCGACTTCGATTCGTACGGGGAGTGGAACGCCACCCACACCGCCTTCCCCAAGGGCGGCCCGGAATCACTCGTGGTCGGCGCGGGCTACGAGGAGAACATGAAGCTGATGGGCTTTCCCGCGGAGGTCGTCTGGACCGTGCGGGAGCTGGAGCCGGGACGACTGCTCGACATCGAGGGCAAGGGCCCGATGGGCGTCGGCCTGGGGATGCGCTACGCGCTCACACCGGACGGCGGGGCGACGTCCGTACGGATCGACGGCACGTTCACCGGCGCAGCGGTCTCGCTGATGGCCGGCAAGCTCAGGGACTCGGCGAGCGCCGCGCTGAACGAGTCGCTGCGCAAGCTCGCCGCCCTGGTCACCTGA
- a CDS encoding PadR family transcriptional regulator, translated as MRSQGHDHGHERRHEYCGPGRHGGPGDFPGGRERLRAAFGPFGPPFGGPPFGGGRGRGGARGRARRGDVRASILALLKDRPMHGYEMIQEIAERSGGAWKPSPGSVYPTLQLLEDEGLIASASEGGKKLFSLTDAGRTEADSGSDAPWEDAGRGVDWEAMNEIRKAGGGLVEAFRQVWATGTPEQREKAMAVVNKARKELYLILAEED; from the coding sequence ATGCGTTCCCAAGGACACGATCACGGACATGAGCGCAGGCACGAGTACTGCGGACCCGGCCGCCATGGCGGCCCGGGTGACTTCCCGGGTGGCCGGGAGCGGCTGCGCGCGGCCTTCGGCCCGTTCGGCCCGCCCTTCGGGGGCCCGCCGTTCGGTGGCGGCCGGGGGCGGGGCGGAGCGCGCGGCCGGGCGCGGCGCGGCGATGTGCGCGCCTCGATCCTGGCGCTGCTCAAGGACCGCCCGATGCACGGCTACGAGATGATCCAGGAGATCGCCGAGCGCAGCGGCGGGGCCTGGAAGCCCAGCCCCGGCTCGGTCTATCCGACGCTGCAGCTCCTCGAGGACGAGGGGCTGATCGCCAGCGCCAGCGAGGGCGGCAAGAAGCTGTTCTCGCTGACCGACGCCGGACGCACCGAGGCCGACAGCGGCTCGGACGCCCCCTGGGAGGACGCCGGCCGCGGCGTCGACTGGGAGGCGATGAACGAGATCCGCAAGGCGGGCGGCGGCCTGGTCGAGGCGTTCCGTCAGGTGTGGGCCACGGGCACTCCCGAACAGCGGGAGAAGGCCATGGCGGTGGTCAACAAGGCACGCAAGGAGCTGTATCTGATCCTTGCCGAGGAGGACTGA
- a CDS encoding VOC family protein, with the protein MTSIKQFQVTFDCAEPERLARFWCEVLGYVVPPPPEGFVTWDDFKGSQPPEQRDSWFACSDPSGVGPRLYFQRVPEGKAAKNRVHLDVRVGTGLIGEERLAALQAECARLVPLGAVHVQTLYDGNDSCIPMLDIEGNEFCID; encoded by the coding sequence ATGACGTCGATCAAGCAGTTCCAGGTCACCTTCGACTGCGCAGAACCTGAGCGCCTCGCTCGTTTCTGGTGCGAGGTGTTGGGGTACGTCGTACCGCCGCCGCCGGAGGGGTTCGTCACGTGGGATGACTTCAAGGGCTCGCAGCCACCTGAGCAGCGGGATTCCTGGTTCGCCTGCAGTGATCCCTCAGGTGTGGGCCCGCGGCTGTACTTCCAGCGCGTCCCCGAGGGGAAGGCCGCCAAGAACCGGGTGCACCTTGATGTCCGGGTCGGCACCGGACTCATAGGTGAAGAGCGCCTCGCCGCACTTCAGGCCGAATGCGCACGGTTGGTCCCGCTCGGCGCGGTACACGTGCAGACGCTGTACGACGGCAATGATTCGTGCATCCCGATGCTGGACATCGAGGGCAACGAATTCTGTATCGACTGA
- a CDS encoding PhzF family phenazine biosynthesis protein: MRIRIVDAFSERPFTGNPAGVVLLDSGAFPDTAWLQQVATEVNLSETAFAHPLPEGGDADWALRWLTPAAEVNMCGHATLATAHVLHTTGTATGTVRFRTRSGVLTTTADTGGAITMDFPTAPLTPVDVPQVVADALGTEIRSAHDTGPDVGDLLVELSDEKSVRALTPDLRALAGHGGRGVIATAPAEHPDGGYDFVSRCFFPAVGIDEDPVTGSAHTALAPFWSARLGRDALVGLQGAARTGFVRTELRGDRTLLTGSAVTVIDGELLVTG; this comes from the coding sequence ATGAGGATTCGTATCGTCGACGCCTTCAGTGAGCGTCCGTTCACCGGCAACCCCGCGGGAGTCGTGCTCCTCGACTCCGGCGCCTTTCCCGATACGGCCTGGCTGCAGCAGGTCGCCACCGAGGTCAATCTCTCCGAGACCGCCTTCGCGCACCCGCTGCCCGAGGGCGGTGACGCCGACTGGGCGCTGCGCTGGCTCACCCCGGCCGCCGAGGTGAACATGTGCGGGCATGCCACTTTGGCCACCGCACACGTCCTGCACACCACCGGGACGGCCACCGGTACGGTCCGCTTCCGCACCCGTAGTGGGGTGCTGACCACGACCGCCGACACCGGCGGGGCGATCACCATGGACTTCCCGACCGCCCCGCTCACGCCCGTCGACGTACCGCAGGTCGTCGCGGACGCGCTGGGCACCGAGATCCGCTCCGCGCACGACACCGGCCCCGACGTGGGGGATCTCCTGGTCGAGCTGTCCGACGAGAAGTCCGTACGGGCGCTGACGCCGGATCTCCGGGCGCTGGCCGGGCACGGCGGCCGGGGCGTGATCGCCACCGCGCCCGCCGAGCACCCCGACGGCGGCTACGACTTCGTCTCGCGCTGCTTCTTCCCCGCCGTCGGCATCGACGAGGACCCGGTGACGGGCAGCGCGCACACCGCGCTCGCCCCGTTCTGGTCCGCCCGCCTGGGCCGTGACGCCCTCGTCGGTCTGCAGGGCGCCGCCCGCACCGGCTTCGTCCGCACGGAGCTGCGCGGCGACCGTACGCTGCTGACCGGCTCGGCGGTCACGGTCATCGACGGCGAGCTGCTGGTCACCGGCTGA
- a CDS encoding CPBP family intramembrane glutamic endopeptidase gives MADADVPGKGPGTGSGTGVAEEPSRSILRSETLIVLALSLGASGVSALISFVGSLTKPGGLKHQAATLNGSHAPGRPWLDLAWQLFGIATALVPVVLVAHFLLRERAGGLRAIGFDRRRPGFDLSRGVGLAAVIGGSGLLLYLGARAAGFNLTVVPEALPAVWWKIPVLIASAVQNAVLEEVIVVGYLLRRLGQLGWSPMAALAASSVLRGSYHLYQGIGGFVGNMVMGVIFVLLYRRWGRVGPLVAAHALIDTVAFVGYAVLAGHVGWLPTA, from the coding sequence GTGGCCGATGCGGACGTTCCAGGTAAGGGGCCCGGTACGGGATCGGGAACGGGAGTGGCCGAGGAGCCGTCCCGGAGCATCCTGCGGAGCGAGACGCTGATCGTCCTGGCCCTGTCGCTGGGGGCCAGCGGGGTGTCGGCGCTGATCAGCTTCGTCGGATCGCTGACCAAGCCCGGCGGCCTCAAGCACCAGGCGGCGACGCTCAACGGGTCCCATGCACCCGGCCGGCCCTGGCTCGATCTTGCCTGGCAGCTGTTCGGCATCGCGACCGCCCTCGTTCCCGTGGTGCTGGTGGCGCATTTTCTGCTGCGCGAACGGGCCGGCGGGCTGCGGGCGATCGGCTTCGACCGGCGGCGGCCCGGCTTCGACCTGAGCCGGGGCGTCGGGCTGGCGGCCGTCATCGGAGGCAGCGGTCTGCTGCTCTATCTGGGCGCGCGGGCGGCCGGATTCAATCTGACGGTGGTCCCCGAGGCGCTGCCCGCGGTGTGGTGGAAGATCCCGGTGCTGATCGCCTCGGCGGTGCAGAACGCCGTCCTGGAAGAGGTCATCGTCGTCGGGTATCTGCTGCGCAGGCTGGGGCAGTTGGGCTGGTCGCCGATGGCGGCGCTCGCCGCCAGCTCGGTACTGCGCGGTTCCTACCACCTCTACCAGGGCATCGGCGGCTTCGTCGGCAACATGGTGATGGGCGTGATCTTCGTGCTGCTCTACCGGCGATGGGGGCGGGTCGGGCCGCTGGTCGCCGCGCACGCCCTGATCGACACCGTGGCGTTCGTCGGCTACGCAGTGCTCGCGGGGCACGTGGGGTGGTTGCCGACGGCGTGA
- a CDS encoding substrate-binding domain-containing protein has protein sequence MGRHSLPDGSTAERTGARSGARRRTLVISTGLVLAVAAGSVVALRGGLLPFGGPCDGRSARLDVAASPDIAPALEAVAETAREDATRTDGRCLDVRVTARAANDLADAFGQRPVDPEFQVWIPDSSMWVDRVEAERGTPLTAAGTVASSPIALGATSQAAASLGWPEKTYPWTKLIRTATSGDALRLGVADPARSATGLLSLARISAADRKDAKDGAEATTRTAATAKLLHQRIADGDGPALATLPRDASGAEQGNPRRNQALLLSEQAAFAHNTAAGGGPDLELFYPQDGTARLDYPYTLVDEAEMSPEQTRAAGRFMTLLGESGGQRTLRGHGFRAGNGEADPKVAAAAGARAPQPYSAAPADPPTIKEVQALMGRWTVTVQNIRFTTVVDASPSMGSPVPGGGGRSRMDLAKNSLLQALTTFTPEDEIGLWKFATRLDGAKDYVELSPTSRLGDRDPAGGTHRDALTAAFGSLAPVVRGATGLYDTTLAAYRQACATYTSGKLNALVIVTDGANDDIGSLGLDALAAELEKLSDPKKPVPVIALALGPVADTTALNRIVAPTGGSAHRVADPSQLHQVLLKALMTAGGKGPR, from the coding sequence ATGGGACGACACAGCTTGCCCGACGGCTCCACGGCGGAGCGCACGGGGGCCCGCTCCGGTGCGCGTCGGCGCACCCTCGTCATCTCCACCGGTCTCGTACTGGCCGTCGCCGCGGGCTCGGTGGTGGCGCTGCGCGGCGGCCTGCTCCCGTTCGGGGGCCCCTGCGACGGCCGGTCGGCGCGGCTCGACGTGGCCGCCTCGCCCGATATCGCCCCGGCGCTCGAAGCGGTGGCCGAGACCGCCCGTGAGGACGCGACGCGCACCGACGGCAGATGTCTGGACGTCAGGGTCACCGCGCGGGCCGCCAACGACCTCGCCGACGCGTTCGGGCAGCGGCCGGTCGACCCCGAATTCCAGGTATGGATACCGGATTCGAGCATGTGGGTGGACCGGGTCGAGGCGGAACGCGGCACTCCGCTGACCGCCGCCGGCACCGTCGCCTCGTCCCCGATCGCGCTGGGCGCCACCTCCCAGGCCGCCGCCTCACTCGGCTGGCCCGAGAAGACCTACCCCTGGACGAAGCTGATCCGGACCGCGACCTCCGGCGACGCCCTGCGTCTGGGCGTCGCCGACCCGGCCCGCAGCGCCACCGGACTGCTCTCACTGGCCCGGATCAGCGCCGCCGACCGCAAGGACGCCAAGGACGGCGCCGAGGCCACCACCCGCACCGCCGCCACCGCCAAGCTTCTCCACCAGCGGATCGCGGACGGCGACGGACCGGCCCTGGCCACCCTGCCGCGCGACGCCTCCGGTGCGGAGCAGGGCAATCCGCGCCGCAACCAGGCGCTGCTGCTGTCGGAGCAGGCCGCGTTCGCCCACAACACCGCGGCAGGTGGCGGCCCCGATCTGGAGCTGTTCTACCCGCAGGACGGCACGGCCCGGCTCGACTACCCGTACACGCTGGTCGACGAGGCGGAGATGAGCCCCGAGCAGACCCGCGCCGCGGGCCGTTTCATGACGCTGCTGGGCGAGTCCGGAGGCCAGCGCACACTGCGCGGGCACGGCTTCCGGGCCGGCAACGGCGAGGCGGACCCGAAGGTGGCTGCCGCGGCCGGTGCCCGTGCGCCGCAGCCGTACTCCGCCGCCCCCGCCGATCCGCCGACCATCAAGGAAGTCCAGGCGCTGATGGGGAGGTGGACGGTCACGGTCCAGAACATCCGGTTCACCACGGTCGTCGACGCCTCACCGTCGATGGGCAGCCCGGTCCCGGGCGGCGGCGGCCGGTCCCGGATGGATCTCGCCAAGAACTCCCTGCTCCAGGCGTTGACCACCTTCACGCCCGAGGACGAGATCGGGCTGTGGAAGTTCGCCACCCGCCTGGACGGCGCCAAGGACTATGTGGAGCTGTCCCCCACCAGCCGCCTCGGCGACCGGGACCCGGCCGGCGGCACCCACCGCGACGCGCTCACCGCCGCGTTCGGCTCGCTGGCACCGGTCGTCCGTGGCGCCACCGGCCTGTACGACACCACCCTCGCCGCGTACCGGCAGGCCTGCGCCACGTATACGAGCGGGAAGCTCAACGCCCTGGTCATCGTCACCGACGGCGCCAACGACGACATCGGCAGCCTCGGCCTCGACGCCCTGGCCGCCGAGCTCGAGAAGCTGTCCGACCCCAAGAAGCCGGTACCGGTGATCGCCCTCGCGCTCGGCCCGGTGGCCGACACCACGGCCCTGAACCGCATCGTGGCGCCGACCGGCGGATCGGCCCACCGGGTCGCCGACCCGTCGCAGCTCCACCAGGTGCTCCTCAAGGCCCTCATGACGGCGGGCGGCAAGGGCCCGCGCTGA
- a CDS encoding glutamate-cysteine ligase family protein: MGEKVAADGIDLADRERYRRKLHECLEGLQRLLAEERFDRPKNLMGLEIELNLAGADGLPRMMNSQVLERIASCDFQTELAQCNLEVNILPHRLSGSVLDQLAEELRTGLAYAERKAREVAARIVMIGILPTLHATDLTAASLSENDRYVLLNDQMRAARGEDFALDIRGVEHLVSRSPSIAPEAACTSVQLHLQVTPGRFAAVWNAAQAIAAVQVAVGANSPFLFGRELWRESRPPVFQQATDTRVPELQAQGVRPRTWFGERWIDSAYDLFEENVRYFPPLLPLCGPQEPLRVLDEGGAPDLAELVLHNGTIYRWNRPVYAVADGVAHLRVENRVLPAGPTVADVIANTAFYYGLVRALAEEPRPIWSRLPFVAAARNFDAACRYGIDATLDWPRPGRAGGIAEIPAVRLVRSELLPLAARGLDAWGVEPADRDHYLGIIEERCRRRVNGASWQAAACHHARRQGLDRDAALAAMTRRYSELMHTGEPVHTWPVAWPVGGRPVVRERQEAATEGA; encoded by the coding sequence ATGGGGGAGAAGGTCGCCGCGGACGGGATCGACCTGGCGGACCGGGAGCGTTATCGAAGAAAGCTCCATGAGTGTCTCGAGGGATTGCAGAGGCTCCTGGCGGAGGAGAGGTTCGACCGGCCCAAAAATCTCATGGGCCTGGAGATCGAACTCAATCTGGCGGGCGCCGACGGACTGCCCCGCATGATGAACTCCCAAGTTCTCGAGCGCATCGCGAGCTGCGATTTCCAGACCGAGCTCGCCCAGTGCAATCTCGAGGTCAACATCCTCCCGCACCGATTGAGCGGCAGCGTGCTGGACCAGCTCGCCGAGGAACTCCGTACGGGGCTCGCCTATGCCGAAAGGAAGGCACGCGAGGTCGCCGCCCGGATCGTCATGATCGGCATCCTGCCCACCCTGCACGCCACTGACCTCACGGCCGCCAGCCTCTCCGAGAACGACCGCTATGTGCTGCTCAACGACCAGATGCGGGCGGCCCGCGGCGAGGACTTCGCGCTCGACATCCGCGGCGTCGAGCATCTGGTCTCCCGCTCGCCCTCCATCGCGCCGGAAGCCGCGTGCACCTCGGTCCAGCTGCACCTGCAGGTGACACCGGGCCGCTTCGCCGCCGTCTGGAACGCGGCACAGGCCATCGCCGCGGTGCAGGTGGCGGTCGGCGCCAATTCGCCCTTCCTCTTCGGCCGTGAGCTGTGGCGCGAGTCCCGGCCGCCGGTATTCCAGCAGGCCACCGATACCCGGGTGCCCGAGCTGCAGGCCCAGGGGGTGCGCCCCCGCACCTGGTTCGGGGAGCGCTGGATCGACTCCGCATACGACCTGTTCGAGGAGAACGTGCGCTACTTCCCGCCGCTGCTGCCGTTGTGCGGACCGCAGGAGCCGCTGCGGGTCCTCGACGAGGGCGGGGCGCCCGACCTGGCCGAACTCGTGCTGCACAACGGCACGATCTACCGCTGGAACCGCCCCGTCTACGCGGTCGCCGACGGCGTGGCGCACCTCAGGGTCGAGAACCGGGTGCTGCCCGCCGGCCCCACCGTCGCCGATGTCATCGCCAACACGGCCTTCTACTACGGACTGGTGCGGGCGCTGGCCGAGGAGCCGCGCCCCATCTGGTCGCGTCTCCCGTTCGTCGCCGCGGCCCGCAACTTCGACGCCGCCTGCCGGTACGGCATCGACGCCACCCTGGACTGGCCCCGCCCCGGACGGGCCGGTGGTATCGCCGAGATCCCCGCCGTACGGCTGGTGCGCAGTGAACTGCTGCCCCTGGCGGCTCGCGGGCTGGACGCCTGGGGGGTGGAACCGGCCGATCGTGACCACTACCTCGGCATCATCGAGGAGCGCTGCCGGCGCCGGGTCAACGGCGCGTCCTGGCAGGCCGCGGCCTGCCATCACGCCCGGCGCCAGGGCCTGGACCGGGATGCCGCGCTCGCCGCGATGACCCGGCGCTACAGCGAGCTGATGCACACCGGGGAGCCGGTACACACCTGGCCGGTCGCCTGGCCGGTCGGCGGGCGGCCCGTCGTACGGGAGCGTCAGGAGGCGGCGACCGAGGGGGCGTAG
- a CDS encoding DUF5999 family protein — MCQHQPPCPSADSTDREAAHLVAHHPEQGWSLLCNGVLLFEDTGELLPDGQVIAPHRARATAAA; from the coding sequence ATGTGCCAGCACCAACCGCCATGCCCGTCAGCAGACTCCACCGACCGGGAGGCCGCCCACCTTGTGGCGCACCACCCGGAGCAGGGCTGGAGCCTGCTCTGCAACGGCGTCCTGCTCTTCGAGGACACCGGTGAGCTGCTGCCGGACGGGCAGGTCATCGCCCCGCACCGCGCTCGCGCCACCGCCGCCGCCTGA